Below is a window of Roseivirga misakiensis DNA.
AGAACAATAGATTTGGCATGACCGATGTGAAGGTAGCCATTCGGTTCAGGAGGAAACCGTGTCTGGACCATAGAATTCTTTCCTGATTCTAGATCTTCTTCTATCATTTGCTCAATGAAGTTGAGCGACTCTCGGTTCTCGTTTTCAGACATTTCCTCTTAATTCTAAATTGGATGCAATTTTACTAAAAGCCTGCCAGATGAACGAGGATTAGACCAAATAAGATTGGTCAATAAAAAACCCCGACTTGTATAAGCCGAGGCATTAGAGATTATAAATAATAATGCTCAAGAATAATTGAACCTTAGCGAAGGTATCGTATGCGTTTTCTACACCCAAACTTCTTCAAAGAACGGTTGGTTTAAATCAGTCAATGGGGGTTAAATCATCACCTTCCCGTTTTCGGCGAGCCAAGTTTAAAGCCTAGGCCGAAACTGAAGCCCACATTGTCAAAGTTTGAAACACCATTGATAGGTTCCTGAAATGTCTCACTCTTAGTACCTTCTAATTGGAAATTGAAGTATAACCTAGACGCTAAGCTAGTTTCCATACCTACCCCATATCGCACGGCGTTGAACCTTAGATCGGTTGTCGAATAACGGTCCCGGATTTCCCCATTATTATTGGAAAATGCCTTGAAATTAATAAGCTCCATATTAACCCGTTCGACTCCCAGAAGCCCATAAAAATTAACGCTGCCTTGTTTAACGTAATATTTTAACCCTAAACCTGTAGTCATCACAAACTGATTCCTAGTTTCATTAGAGAAACTAACCCCCGTGCCGGCATTATTAACCGCTGCCCTTTGAGCATCCTCGTCTGGTAATTTAAATGAGATACCAAAACTTCCCTGAAGAACTAGACGCTGTGACAATCCGTATCCGAAATTGAGCCGATAGTTGTTGCCACTATTGGCGATATTGAATCGTTCATTGCCTAAATTCTGCTCGCTGAGAAGAAACCACGAGCCAAACTGAAATTCTACATTAAAAAGATTGGTATTTTTCCTTTGGACGAGAGAATCGATTTTTCGACTACTTCTTAACTGACTTTTATCTACTTCGGAACCCCATTTACGCTGTTTTTTGATGAACTTGAAAGTTTGATCTAAAAACAGCCGATCATTCATCTTTACTGGTGGAATAAACTTCACATCCCCTAAAAGTCTGTTGAATAAAAGTGGGTTATACTTATCAAATATGATGGTTTTTGCTGGCTGTATATCGTCGGTTTCCAACAAAGCAAGCGTAGCCTCAGACTGTTTAGTTAAGTCTACTACGAAAAGCCTCTTTGGGTCGATAGTACCAAACTGAACGCCGTCGGTCACTAAAACTTTTAACCGTTCCAGTGCTTGCTCATCCTTTGTGTAGACAATTTCCACTCCTCGGCCATTAGCAAATAAAGAGGCCCTTACAAGTTCGTGATTCTCCTGTTTGTTAAGAGGCAGAAAAAGAATGTGATAGGCATTGTTTGTTGATGAAGTCCCCCCAATCTCTTTAAAGTAAATCTGCTCTTGGGCGAGCAGGTCTACATTAAATAAAAAGGAAAAAAAACAGCAAAGGAATGTGATTTGGTTTGCTTTCCGCATTAGTGAATTAGTCTTCTTCGTCAAATTCCTCTAATGGACGGAAAGCCCATATGTCATCGTAGCGGGCATTAATATTTCTTCCAGTGGCTACATAGGCAAAATCTAAGATGGTAAAACTTACCGCTTGCTCTCTGGCTGAACCTTCAAATTCGGTCAACTCTTCCCATTCATCAGCGTCAGGGTTATACCGCCAAGTGTCAATAAGATTAGACAGTCTTTTACCCACCGAGATATAACCAAAAGAGCCTATACTGAATGATGCCGCATATTCTCTTAGCACCTCCGGATCGCCAGTATCATCATCGTCCAGGTCGTTTTTCTCAGTCCAGAGATCAGTTGCCGGATCATACATCCAGAAATCTTCTTGGTGAATGCCGTTGTGTAAGCCACCGCCCACGTAAGCCAGGCCATCGATAACAAAGTTGAAAGCTCCCTGCCTTTTTGATCCACCCATACTCGAAATTTGCACCCAGGTGTTTGAACTAGGGGAGTATTTGTAGAAGTCTTTTAAGTTATTGTCTCCATCGTTTCCAGTGCCCACATAACCCTCATCATTAAGGGTGAAACTCAAAGCTCCAAACCTAGCTGCCCCTGGGAAATCTGCTATTTGAGTCCAGCTATCTAAGGCGGGGTCATATTCCCAGAAATCATTCAATTCTACATCTCCATCGTAGCCCGTACCGACATAGCCTTTACCGTTTGCGGCGAAAGCTACCGCTGAGTTTCTGGCCACTCCGGGAAAGTCAGCGATTCTGAACCAAGTATTACGGTCGGGTTCGTATCTCCAAAAATCGACCAAGCGATCATCGCCGTCGTAGCCAGTACCTACAAAGGCAAAATCATCAATTACAAAAGCCACTGCACCACTTCTGGTTGCCCCTTCAAAGTCACTTTCTTCAACCCAGTTCCCTTCGTCGGGACTAGATGAAGTAGAGTTGTTGCACGATAAGCAAATACAGGCAGTCAGCGCCCAAAATGCGTTTAATATAGTTCGTCTGTTTTTCATGTCAATCATTGTATTTAGATATGTAGATTTTCAATTTCGTTTCCAGTTGAGTAGCGTCAATCGCTACTGTTCTAATGTTTGTATTGATCTCGGTGGATGGTATAGTCAGGTAAAAGCTCTCTTCGTCTAAACCTTGGGTGTTAATCAAGTTTTCGACATAGGCTCCCACTGCGAACTCATATTTGGCCACTTGCTCTAATTCATCATCACTGATTAGGCTAGCGGTAATGGTTCTTCCTTCTATTGGACTGGATATGGCCTGATCTATGTTTTCAAATTTTGATAAATAGTGCAGTGATAACTGGGCAGGGAAAGGCGTATCATCATTGGCAGTCTTGTCGAAAATAGTCACCTCCAGCACCGCATTATTTATGGCAAATACATCAAAGGCTTCTTCAATCTGAGCGATGTGCGGAACGCTAATTTTCGTTGCCAAACTACTTACGCCTTGAATAAAACCCATGTCGGCGGTTTTGCTGGTAGAAATCTCATTTAGGTCAATGATCTCTTGCAGCAAGTCATCCGGATCGGTTCCGCTTATTTGATTAAACCTTTCTGCCGATTCGTTTGCAGGAAATGTGTAGGTCAATTCTTGGACATCATCTTCTGCAGGTCTTCTGTAATAAAGTGCCATTTTAAGATTGGCACTATCGAATGGAATCGTGCTGACAAAGTCTGAATTGTCATTGACTTGGAAAGCAAAGCCCCCAAGGAATTCTCTGAAATCATCGTCCGACTGGAGTTCCTCATCACCATCAATTACCTTCTGAAAGATTTCTTCACCCAGAGAATTAGGTAGTTTGATGAAAATGGAATCAGTTTCATCCTCGTTTTTATCCAGAACGAATTGAGCAATTGGCTGACTATCTAGCGAAAGCGCATCAAATTGATAGAAAAAGTCTTCCGGGGGCTCAAATGACTCATTTATTCTAAAAACTGATACCTCTTGCGTTTCACCCGTTCCATACGTATTTCTGTAGGGGTATAGAATAATACCCAACGAATCGAAAGTGTCATCAGCATCGAAAGTAGGGGTAAGGCCGAGTGAAAGTTGAAAGAACGGGTTGGCATTTATCGTCCCTAAAACAGGGTTTTCGTACCTGCCCAAAAGCAATGAATTTGCGTCGCCGGTTACAATCGAGTCGATATGTATAGTTGACATATCGAGTGATAATGTGTCTATAAAAAAGAAGTCGAAACTACTTTCGTCAGTAATACTGATTTCACCTTTTTCTTCACACGAAAGCATGAAGATTATAGAAATCAGTGCTAATAATTGTGTTGTTTTCTTGTCCATGAATCTTGGTTTCTATGTCAAATAGACAATCTTAATCACCAAGAAATCTGGAGAGGTGTGTTAAAAATGGTAAAGAGAAATGCTAAATTTTGTGAAAGGAACTTCTCACTCAGCCAATGGAACAAGAGTGTTATTACTCAAAAAGGTTGGCACTATTAATCTTCGATCTATAGGTTTTTCCAATGGGTATGTCTTGACCGTTTTTCAAGTGTAAAGTGTGTCCAACTTTACTTTTGACCATAAGTTTAGGGATAATAAATGATCGGTGAACTTGTAGAAAACTGTCGGGTAATTCTTTGGCCAATTTGGAGAGTGACTGCAAAACAAGGTATTTCGATTCGGCTGTGTGATACCTAATATATTCGCCCACGGATTCTATATATAGTATATCAGATAGTTGAATTCGATGGCTTTCGTAACCAGATTTAATAACTAGACTTTTGTCATCGTCATTTAAGATAGATTCATACTTGGCGGCTTTCGCTTCCACGCTAAATATGGATTCAATTTTTTGGACGCACTTCAGAAACCTATCTTCTAGGATCGGTTTGAGTAAATAGTCTAGAACTTCAAATTCAAATCCCTTCAAAGCATATTCTCTATAGGCCGTTGTCAAAACTACTTTGGCTTCCTTGGTATAGTCCTGTAAAAAGTCGAGCCCAGTTTTGTGAGGCATCTGAATATCTAAGAAAATTAAATCAATACGCTCTCTTTTAAGCAAGCTTTCTGCCTCAAACGCATTTTTACATTTGGCGACAAGTTGTAAGGTTTTGGTTTTACCAATATGATGCGCTAACAAATCCCGGGCATATTGTTCATCATCGACGACAATGCACTTTAGTTTAAGGCCTTTATATTCCATGGGTTAAGCTTAGTTTGGCTATGAACTCAGTGGCTGTTTTCTGGGTGGTGAAACTGTGTTTTTCACCATAGCAATATTTTAAACGTTGCTCAATATTTGTTAACCCGATTCCTGACTCTGACGGGTTTGTATTAGGTCTAGATTGAGAAGAAGGAATACTGTTAGTGATGGTAATTTCGGTTGACTGATCTTGGTTAACCACGCTAATTTTTACCGATAAATTTTCGCCCGTAACGGAGTAGCCATGTTTAAAAGCATTTTCAAGTAGGGGTAATACGATCATGGGTTCAATCTCGACACTATCATCGGCAATTTTCAGGTCTAAGTCTACATCAATACTTTCTTCATCTTTAATCAACTGAAAAAACACGTAGCTATCTATGATTTCAATTTCGCGAGAAAGCTTTATTTTTCCTTTGTTGCTCTCATAAGTTACATAGTGCAGCATTTCGCTCAACCGACGAATGAATTGGTCAGTCTTTTCTGGTTTCAGCTTTAAAACACTATATAAATTGTTCAAGGCATTTAAAAAGAAATGAGGGTTGATCTGTGATCTTAAGAATTTTAGTTCAGCTTGTGCCTTTTCTTTTTCTAAGAGCGTATTGGTTTGTTCTTTCTCAAGTTGATCTTTCCCTAAGGCATAAATGGTACTGATAAATACGATCAGTAAGGTAAAGAGCATCGGGGGGAAGGCCCTAATCACTCCTGGTAATTCTTGAATCGTCAAATCGCTGCCAGGTACAGTTCTGGCCCTGAGTAAGTCGGTTTCTGTAAAGTTGAACCAGCCAATAATAAACTGACTCATTAATAACAAAATCGCTAATACGCTCAATAAGAAAAAGCCGTACTTTTTGGTCTTAAAGAAAGTTGGAACCAGTACATATATATTCAAATAGGCAATCGCTATTTGTAAAAAATAGGGTAATAGAATTCTGTTGAGCACAGGTAGCACACTCTCCTGTTGCAAGCCTAAAGAGAAAGGAAACAGAAAGAGCACAAGCCAAAATCCGATATGGAGCCACTTAATATATTCTTTAGATACTCTCACGCTTCAAAATTAAACTTCCCAAACCAGTTTTTCTCCTTTTAGCGTCTCCTTTACTGAATAATTCATGCCCTCCGCTGAATGCCGAGTATTCGCTGATAACAGAACCAAGCGAAATGAGTGTCATTAGTGAAAACAAACAATAGATGCTTAATACAATGAAAGACGAGGTGGTAAATGTTGCTTTTTTAGGCAATGGTGTGCGCTGTGGTATGCTCAAACTTGTAGGCATTGTTATCTTATTTGGGTTGTCGGCCAGTTCTTTAAGTGGTCAAACCCAGAAGGTAACAGTCAAAGGAAGGATTAGAGAGGCTAGTAGTGGCGAAGATCTGATTAGTGCTACGGTTTATGTTCAAGAAATGGGCACCGGAGTGGTTTCTAATCCATATGGTTTTTATTCGGTGGTCCTTCGGCCTGGTAAATACACTTTTAAGGTGAGTTTCATCGGCTTTGAAACCATAGTCAAACAAGTCGAAGTAAAAGAGGATTTGGAGCTCAATTTCGATATGAAGGAGCAAATAGATGAGCTTGAAGAAGTAGTCGTCTATGCAGAAAGTGAAGATGAGAACGTGAAAAGTACCAAAATGAGTATCGCTAAGATAGATGCTGGTACAATTAAGCAATTACCAACCGTTTTCGGAGAAGCAGATGTGATCAAGTCAATCCAGCTCTTGCCTGGCGTAAGTAGTAATGGCGAAACATCTGGAGGCTTTAATGTTAGAGGTGGTGCTGCCGATCAAAATCTGGTTTTACTGGATGAAGCAACAATCTTCAATACCAGTCACTTATTTGGTTTAGTCTCAGTTTTTAACGCAGATGCTATTAAAGATGTAACCCTATATAAAGGAGGAATTCCATCGATTTACGGCGGTCGGCTTTCATCCGTGCTAGATGTTCGGCAGAAAGATGGTAATAGCAAAGAGCTGTCGGGAAGTGCTGGAATAGGGCTGCTGTCCAGTCGGCTGAATCTAGAAGGCCCAATTGATAATGGGAATGGATCATTTCTGGTAGCGGGCAGAAGGTCTTACGTAGATTTATTCTTACCCTCAATCCTAGATGATGCACCAACGGTTTATTTCTACGATCTAAATTTAAAGGCTAACTATACGTTTAATGCTGATAATCGGCTTTTCCTTTCTGGATATTTTGGCCGAGATAATTTAAGTGTCGATGATTTCGTAAACAATGACTGGGGAAATCTAGCCTTTAACATGCGCTATAATAAGGTGCTAAACGACAAGCTCTTCTCTAACTTCTCTTTCATCTATAGTGATTACAGATACAATTTTGATATTCTCCGGTCCGATGGATACTCTTGGGAGGCACACATCGAGAACTTTAATTTAAAGTCTGACTTTACGCTATTTCAAGAAGGTGAAAACCAGATAGATTTTGGCGCTAGTCTGCTCTATTATGATTTCAATCCAGGCGATATATCGCCTAACGAAGAATCTGCCACGCTCGGCACCACTTTAGATCCAAAGTATGCCTTGGAACCCGCTTTATACATTAATGCGAAGAGAACAATTGGTCCAAAATTTTCAATAGAGGCAGGGTTAAGGTTTTCGTCATTTTTTCGATTGGGTGAAGAAGAGATTAGGCAGTATGCCAACGATCAACCTGTGGTGTATAATGCTGCCCTCGGAAGATATGAGCAAGGTACTGTTGTGGGTACAAAACAGTATGAGTCTGGAGAAGTAATTGCTGATTTCTATAACCTCGAACCTCGTTTGGCGCTGACATACCAACTTGACGGTGAAAGCTCTTTGAAGGCGAGTTATAATCGAACAACCCAATACATCCATTTAATATCGAATAGTACGTCACCCACAGCACTGAATATCTGGACACCTAGCGGTCCTTTTCTAGAGCCTCAACTGTCCGATCAGGTGGCTTTAGGCTACTTCAGGAACTTTAAAAACAACATGTACGAGGCATCTGTAGAGGCTTACTATAAAGACATGCAAAATCAGGTCGACTATGTAGATGGGGCAGATATACAATTAAATAATAACCTAGAAACAGAGCTGCTTTCAGGTCGAGGTAGAGCTTATGGGCTGGAGCTTTATGTCAAAAAGAATAAGGGACGATTTACAGGATGGATGAGTTATACACTTTCGAGAAGTGAGAGACAAGTAGACGGAGCTGGGACTGGTGGACCAGGAATTAACAATGGAGAGTATTACGCCAGTAACTTCGATAAAACACATGACCTGAGTTTGACAGGTATGTATAAGTTGAACGAGAACCTTATGCTAAGTGCCAATTTTATTTACCAAACGGGTATGCCGATCAATTATCCAGAAAGTAGATATGAATTTGGGGGCATCGTTGGGGCGAATTTTGAATCACGAAACCAGTCAAGGATAACAGACAATCACAGACTTGACATTTCCATAACCATGAACACTAAGAAAAAGCCAAAATGGGATGGCAGTTGGACTTTCAGCATCTATAACCTTTACAATAACCAAAATGCCTATGACGTCACCTTCAGCCCGACGGGAGCTGATAGGGGTGCCGATATATCTAGATTCTTTATTGATAGGTATAGCACGCAGGCCACACAAACCTACATCGGCATGTTTCCAAACATTACATACAATCTAAAATTCTAAGAGATGAAACGTATTCTAATAATATTTTCTATCGTGCTTTTCACGTTTTCATGTACTGATACGCTCGATGTCGATTTAGAGGAGGGGACTGTCAGATTGGTGGTAGAAGGGCGCCTAGAGCTGTTCAAAGATGGTTCGGGAAGCGGTTACCAATCCATAAGGCTAACGACTACGGCTCCTTATTTCCAAAATGAACAAGTCCCTGCGGCTACTGGAGCATCGGTGTTAGTAAGAGATTTAGGAACTCAACAAATCTATCAGTTTACGGAATCTAACACCGAACCCGGCATTTATGAAACACAAGGTTTAGTGCCGATTGTTGGCAATGAATATCAACTAGAAATTGAATATGAGGGAAATACATACCAGGCAACAGACAGGATGTTGCCCGTCGCTGACATCGATCGATTAGCACAGTTTTTCAAGGAAGAGACAATCTTTACGGACGAAGGAATAGGTCTGGAGTTAGACTATGAAGACCCTACCGACGAAGTGAATTATTACCATTGGCAAACTTTCCGTAATGATACTTTACTGGTAAAAGCCGATGTTGGTAATCAGTTCAATTTAGTTTCTTCAGATGAGTTCTATAATGGTCTTCAGGTACAAGGTTTTGAGTTGGCCAATGATTTTACCTTTCAAGTAGGAGATGTAGCGCTGGTTCGACAATACGCTTTGTCTGAAGCCGCTTATGACTACTATAGAAATTTCTACGAGCAGGCAGTTGGTATCTCACCAGGATTTGGAGATGTGGTGCCGGCAACGTTAAGGGGTAATGTTAGAAATTTGACAGATGATAGTCTTTACCCATTGGGTTTCTTCGAGGCCAGCGAGGTGGCGCAAATGGGCATTACGATACAGTAATTGACAAAGAGATGGCTGATTGTGGATAACCATGTTTATAACCCTGTGGATAACTGTGTGGGTAAAAGAGTGGGAAACTTGTTGAAAACTAGGTAGTTATCAGTCTTGCGTGTAAAGTTATTAAAGGTACCTTAGATATACCAAGTGAGGGATAAAGAACAGAAGCCTAGCTTCAGTCTCTCTTCGGGGGAAGCCCGAAAAAATGTCGTGAATGGGCTGTACATGAAAATGTCAGTCTGAAATAGTCAGAGTGAGCTGTTTGTATCATTGGGAACGTAAGTGACGAATGATACGGTGGAAATCGTCCTTTGTGGCGACGACTAAAGTGTTTGTGATCACTACTTTGAAAGGGAGTAATCATGAGACGTTCAAAAATCTTTCTATGAAAGGTGCTAGAGCAACACTTCATAACAGTTGGTGAACAATTTTATCGAGTAATCGGTAAAAGTGTAAATCAGATTAAACCTAGGTTATATCTAATCACGGTCAGCGATTACTGGCGACAGTAATTGACACAAAGCCTCGGCTGAGTGGAATATGTCAGATCTTCTTGGGATGATTTAGACAAAGAACGTTGACATTTCACCCGAAAGGATGAAACAAAAGACTACAAAAGCTTCATTTAACCTGTTCTGTGCTGTGCATGGAAATATAGGTGAAGCCGTGAAGAGGCAGCGCTTACACTTAATGGTTTCGGTCGTTAAGAATGAGCAAAGTTCTAAACAGTACCTTGGCATTAAGAAATGGTGTTAACCATTTCTTAATGAAGAGGGGGCGAGTAATCGTCCCCACTTTGTTATTTGGGGGTATTTGAAAAAATACGGGAAGAGACCGCTGGGGAGCGGTCTCTTTTTTTATTTCAGCTTTTCTGAACTTTTTTCTTAGTTGTTCGTTGTGTTACTAGTTTCGATAATAGTATTACTATTATCTGTAAAAGTTAATTATCACATTTTTTCAATTTATGGCACTTTTAAGGCTAGAAATGAATGCGAACCTGTTTTTGAGAGACCCTCAAGAAACAGATCTAGGTAGAAAGATTATTGATCAGTCAATTCGAATGATTGATGAACTTGGACTAGAAGCCTTCACATTCAAGAAGTTATCCAAGGCGATTGATTCCACAGAGGCTTCGATTTATCGATACTTTGAAAACAAGCACAAACTGCTCGTCTATCTAATCGCTTGGTATTGGAATTGGTTAGAATATCGAATCGATTTTGAAACGCACAATGTTAAAACGCCCGAAGAGCGTTTAGCCATTGCACTTCGATTAGTCACTGAACAGCGTAAATACGATAAGTCATTTCCGTCAGTAGACGAACTAGCTTTACAAAGAATAATTACAAATGAGTCGGATAAGACTTATTTGACAAAGCAAGTTGACAGTGATAATAAAGAAGGACTTTTTAGAGGGTTTAAATCACTTTGTGGTCGTTTAGCGGAGATTATTTTAGAAATCAACCCGGATTATCCTTACGCTCATTCACTGGTTTCAACAGTGCTCCAAGCGGCACACCAGCAAGTATTTTTTGCAGAACATTTACCATCCCTAACTAATCATAAAGCTGATTTAGGGAAGGTTCACGAAGATAATTATGTGTTTTTACTAGAACTTATTCAAAAGGCCATTAAGGTATAAAGCTTAATTCCATGACCAACCAACACATTGCTAATACGATAAAGGAGGTTTCCGTTCTTTTGAATGCAAGTCTTGAGGATGCTCTGCTTCAAGATATGCAGGCCAATTCTAAGCGGTATGCCATAGATGAGGCTTTTGAGTTTAAAAGAGACTTGATAGAAACTGCCAACAAGATTAGGGTGGTCCTCTTGGATCAATCCCTTTCAGGTGAAAGCCTCGCGGTATTTCTAAGAGATGTCAATATTCCTTTGATCGCCCTAAGACAATTAGAAGATGGATTTGCTCCGGTCATTCTTACAAAGGCTAGAAAAGGAATAAAAGTCGTTCAAATTGATGGAGATGGCACGCAGGATTTAACCTATGAAGATATTGAGGGGCAATTAATCAAAGATGCACAAGGGGAGGTCATGCTTTTAGGGGCCTTCAGTTACCGAAGTCTAGTATCGGAGCATGAAGAAGGTGAGCTGCCTAAACCTTTGAGCCCCGTCAAAAGACTCATCAGATTACTGAGCGAAGAGAAGAGAGATATCTTCTACATTTTCGTTTATGCAGCATTTGTGGGGATTGTATCCTTAACATTGCCACTTGGTATTCAGGCAACGGTAGAACTAGTCTCGGGTGGTGTAGTATTCAGTTCTATTTATCTATTGATAGGCTTAGTGCTATTGGGAATTCTAGCTTCTGGAGGTTTGCAGATTATGCAAATAACCCTGGTGGAATACTTGCAGAGAAGAATTTTCACCAAGGCAGCTTTGGAGTTTACCTTTAGGATACCTCGCATGAAGATAGAGTCCTTAAATAACTTTCATGCGCCAGAATTAATCAATAGGTTTTTCGATGTACTGACCATTCAAAAAGGATTGCCAAAGTTACTGGGAGATTTGGTGTCAGGTGTGATCCAAATTCTATTCGGATTGGTATTACTCTCTTTTTATCACCCATTCTTCGTGTTCTTTGGCTTAGTGCTCATACTGACTTTACTGTTAATCTTTAGGTTGACTGGTCCAAAAGGATTGCAATCATCGATCAAGGAGTCCAAGTATAAGTACAAGGTGGTTTACTGGTTGGAAGAAATCGCCAGAACGCTGAACTCATTTAAGATTTCTGGTAACACAAGTTTGCCAGTTAAGAAGACCGAGTATAACGTGAACAATTACCTGATTAACCGTAAAGTACATTTCAAAGTGCTGGTTAGTCAGTACTTCTACATCGTTTTGTTTAAGGCAGTTATCACGGGTGGACTATTGATCATCGGTACATCGTTGGTCATCAATAGAGAAATCACTTTAGGCCAGTTTGTGGCTGCTGAAGTAATTATCATTTTGATACTTAGCTCGGTTGAGAAGATTATAACCTATATGGACGTAGTCTATGATATGCTGACCGCAGTAGATAAAATCAGTCAGGTGACCGATTTACCATTAGAAAAAGTAGGCGGTATTGATCTCGATGAGAAAGAGTTGGATAAAGGCTTCTCAATTCGCCTGAAAGACCTTAGTTACACCTATCCCGACGTAAAGAATCCTGCTATTCATAGCATAACCACGGGATTTGCTTGCGGTGAGAAGATTTGTATCTCTGGAGGGAATGAATATGGAAAAACCACGCTGACTAATACCATTTCTGGTATCAACCAGAATTATAGTGG
It encodes the following:
- a CDS encoding TetR/AcrR family transcriptional regulator encodes the protein MALLRLEMNANLFLRDPQETDLGRKIIDQSIRMIDELGLEAFTFKKLSKAIDSTEASIYRYFENKHKLLVYLIAWYWNWLEYRIDFETHNVKTPEERLAIALRLVTEQRKYDKSFPSVDELALQRIITNESDKTYLTKQVDSDNKEGLFRGFKSLCGRLAEIILEINPDYPYAHSLVSTVLQAAHQQVFFAEHLPSLTNHKADLGKVHEDNYVFLLELIQKAIKV
- a CDS encoding peptidase domain-containing ABC transporter — its product is MTNQHIANTIKEVSVLLNASLEDALLQDMQANSKRYAIDEAFEFKRDLIETANKIRVVLLDQSLSGESLAVFLRDVNIPLIALRQLEDGFAPVILTKARKGIKVVQIDGDGTQDLTYEDIEGQLIKDAQGEVMLLGAFSYRSLVSEHEEGELPKPLSPVKRLIRLLSEEKRDIFYIFVYAAFVGIVSLTLPLGIQATVELVSGGVVFSSIYLLIGLVLLGILASGGLQIMQITLVEYLQRRIFTKAALEFTFRIPRMKIESLNNFHAPELINRFFDVLTIQKGLPKLLGDLVSGVIQILFGLVLLSFYHPFFVFFGLVLILTLLLIFRLTGPKGLQSSIKESKYKYKVVYWLEEIARTLNSFKISGNTSLPVKKTEYNVNNYLINRKVHFKVLVSQYFYIVLFKAVITGGLLIIGTSLVINREITLGQFVAAEVIIILILSSVEKIITYMDVVYDMLTAVDKISQVTDLPLEKVGGIDLDEKELDKGFSIRLKDLSYTYPDVKNPAIHSITTGFACGEKICISGGNEYGKTTLTNTISGINQNYSGAITINEYSLRDLDLTNLRDKLAKNVSADDIFEGTILDNIVVGKPDVSTRDAVEAVTKVGLADKINMLPDGYNTQVISGGKGFSSSFVHKLILARCLVKKPRLLILNDFFASFQRSEKEHLIDVVTSAAECTLLAVSNDPMVMAACDRVIVMEGGTIKAEGTFTELLSAGYLNKIIKV